In Solenopsis invicta isolate M01_SB chromosome 13, UNIL_Sinv_3.0, whole genome shotgun sequence, one DNA window encodes the following:
- the LOC105202234 gene encoding dynein assembly factor 4, axonemal: MLLRLLGYICLIDILHKALCKVLQRTRTKVIPIRTNLNSAIMAIVIKDYQWRQTDKRIIIYVPLKGRPKNVDLFVMDNYIKISFSPFILELFLWENVLEEESECTLTDIEAIFSLQKADITIDWPTLEVKNITKSEKCHIKNRVLEKLQSVMENRAKLRKEKLQNLQKEAIKIQVNLDTETSNKIEVLRNSQRKAAMQEFEEWRSNAEMPIFQDISGKVQKNRKAYRPPLKWFKDDLDIIQCREIDVGEINKEGGTEEKQNESITIEELKEESTTEEKFKKGSIVDEGMKKKLIVEENLKEDPNEITEENPKKATVEERLKDDHQSINQTDLKKDINLNGNVGKKRDVGIKATTNLSKNVNFEECSSCSEDSSSDDEITSSKSPTNFLVKEMDQKSLQKFYTNMEKQRPDRDLIDRILKGQYPKINQIFDDPTKAIPLPRKSGTINVTFSERAFPTPARESSHVEEQEWLSKQAEARRKTGFVAEDLCPEEQDPQWLKDKGDEFFKVGNYLAAISAYTHGIKISDKLAALYVNRSAAHYALGNYYRCIDDCSKVLELMEPKCESNRVSRARCHARRGAALCKLSAPQHGIPELEAALKLDPNNESIKRDLYTVRQYFNVKE, from the exons ATGCTCTTGCGGTTGCTTGGATATATTTGTTTGATCGATATTTTACATAAAGCGCTTTGCAAGGTTTTACAACGAACAAGAACGAAAGTTATACCGATTCGAACGAATCTAAATTCGGCTATCATGGCGATAGTTATAAAAGATTATCAGTGGCGACAAACggataaaagaataataatttacgtGCCTCTAAAAGGTCGCCCTAAAAATGTGGATTTATTTGTTATGGACAATTACATAAAG ATTAGCTTTTCACCTTTTATTTTGGAATTATTTCTGTGGGAAAACGTGCTTGAAGAGGAGAGCGAATGCACTTTGACGGATATTGAGGCtattttttctttgcaaaaagCGGACATAACTATTGATTGGCCAACACTCGAGGTGAAGAACATTACCAAGAGTGAAAAGTGTCACATTAAAAATCGAGTTTTAGAGAAATTGCAAAGCGTTATGGAAAACCGTGCAAAATTAAGGAAAG AAAAACTTCAAAATCTGCAAAAGGAAGCGATAAAAATACAAGTTAATTTGGATACTGAAACATCGAATAAAATAGAGGTTTTGCGAAACAGTCAACGGAAAGCTGCAATGCAAGAGTTCGAAGAATGGCGATCAAATGCGGAAATGCCGATCTTCCAGGACATTTCGGGAAAAGTGCAAAAAAATAGGAAAGCGTATAG gccTCCACTCAAATGGTTCAAGGATGATCTCGACATAATACAATGTCGAGAAATTGATGtaggagaaataaataaagaaggcggaacagaagaaaaacaaaatgaatCTATAACTATAGAAGAATTAAAGGAAGAATCAACTACTGAAGAGAAATTCAAGAAAGGTTCAATCGTTGACGAaggtatgaaaaaaaaattaattgttgaaGAAAACCTGAAGGAAGACCCGAATGAAATTACTGAAGAAAATCCGAAAAAAGCAACAGTTGAAGAACGTCTGAAGGATGatcatcaatcaatcaatcaaacGGATTTAAAAAAAGACATAAATCTCAACGGAAATGTAGGAAAGAAAAGGGATGTCGGGATAAAGGCAACAACGAATCTGagcaaaaatgttaattttgaagaaTGTTCCAGTTGTTCCGAGGATTCCTCATCAGATGACGAGATTACATCCTCCAAGtctccaacaaattttttagttaaGGAAATGGATCAGAAATCCTTGCAGAAGTTCTATACGAACATGGAGAAGCAAAGACCAGATCGGGATTTGATTGATAGAATACTGAAGGGTCAATATcctaaaataaatcaaatatttgatGACCCTACAAAGGCGATTCCACTTCCTAGAAAAAGCGGAACGATCAATGTAACTTTTTCCGAACGGGCCTTCCCCACTCCGGCGAGAGAGAGTTCTCACGTAGAAGAACAGGAA TGGCTCTCCAAGCAAGCGGAAGCTAGAAGAAAAACAGGATTCGTTGCTGAAGATCTTTGCCCTGAAGAACAGGATCCGCAATGGCTTAAAGACAAGGGCGA TGAGTTCTTCAAGGTGGGAAATTACTTAGCTGCTATCAGTGCATATACACATGGAATTAAAATCAGCGACAAGTTGGCGGCGCTTTATGTGAACAGATCCGCTGCACATTATGCTCTTGGAAATTATTATAGGTGTATCGATGATTGTTCTAAG GTATTAGAACTGATGGAACCAAAGTGTGAAAGCAACAGGGTATCGCGAGCAAGGTGTCACGCTCGTCGAGGTGCTGCGCTTTGCAAATTATCCGCACCACAGCATGGAATCCCCGAACTAGAAGCTGCGTTGAAACTAGATCCGAATAACGAGAGCATTAAACGCGATCTTTATACCGTTagacaatattttaatgtaaaggAATGA
- the LOC105202233 gene encoding vascular endothelial growth factor A — MKKLLLLVICIQVALIVVGKHHRDSDFLSHVQLVHQFQCSLPQPRAIPVEDLLTVGLGPDEAFYPAFTVLTRCVGSGCCPDSKQICIPIETRNVSLVFMVRHRIDQQRDRHHEVIHAVEHTKCACMDKILAMKNSRF, encoded by the exons ATGAAGAAACTTTTGTTGTTGGTAATCTGCATTCAGGTTGCATTAATTGTCGTTGGCAAGCATCATAG AGACAGTGATTTTTTGAGCCATGTGCAGCTGGTGCACCAGTTTCAATGTTCATTGCCCCAACCACGAGCAATCCCAGTGGAGGATCTCCTGACCGTAGGCCTCGGACCGGACGAAGCTTTTTATCCTGCATTTACGGTTCTGACACGCTGCGTTGGATCAGGGTGCTGTCCCGACTCCAAACAGATCTGTATCCCGATCGAAACCAGAAATGTCAGCCTCGTTTTCATGGTCAGACATCGCATTGATCAACAACGAGATCGTCACCATGAAGTCATCCATGCTGTCGAGCATACCAAGTGCGCCTGCATGGATAAAATTCTGGCTATGAAGAATTCCAGGTTTTGA